In Sphingomonas panacisoli, one genomic interval encodes:
- the ybgC gene encoding tol-pal system-associated acyl-CoA thioesterase yields MTAVATDQPVEGRFDGREHRFPVRVYFEDTDLSGVVYHANYLRFMERARSDMLRLVGVDQRGVMEAGGGAYAVSDLTIKYRQPAKLDDALVVVSRLTRLRAAAVVIHQRVMRDTQTLAEAEVTAALVAPDGRPKRQPADWAAAYEKLIWNGD; encoded by the coding sequence ATGACGGCCGTCGCAACCGATCAGCCCGTCGAAGGACGCTTCGACGGACGCGAGCATCGATTCCCGGTGCGCGTCTATTTCGAGGACACCGACCTGTCGGGCGTGGTCTATCACGCCAATTACCTGCGCTTCATGGAGCGCGCGCGGTCGGACATGCTGCGGCTGGTGGGCGTCGATCAGCGCGGCGTGATGGAGGCGGGCGGCGGCGCCTATGCGGTGTCCGACCTGACCATCAAATATCGTCAGCCGGCGAAACTCGACGATGCGCTGGTCGTGGTCTCGCGGCTGACCCGGCTGCGCGCGGCGGCGGTGGTCATTCATCAGCGAGTCATGCGCGATACCCAAACACTGGCCGAAGCGGAGGTGACTGCGGCATTGGTCGCTCCCGACGGGCGGCCGAAGCGGCAGCCCGCCGACTGGGCGGCGGCGTACGAGAAACTGATCTGGAACGGGGACTGA
- a CDS encoding DUF4337 family protein encodes MDIDVSAEAKDKRLNSLVAITVVILSVFMGLCGIKDGNVVQAMAQAQASSIDKWNEYQAARTKLHIVEAARTQIALLAADPAKAEPTLAAYDAEIAKYIAKTPQLAADAKAQSDLYDALNIHDDQFDASDAAISTAISIAAVAALAEAGWLLVVAWGFGGFGIFMGLCGFFGWGFHPAVLSGLLG; translated from the coding sequence ATGGACATCGACGTCAGCGCCGAAGCCAAGGACAAGCGCCTCAACAGCCTCGTCGCGATCACCGTCGTCATCCTGTCGGTCTTCATGGGGCTGTGCGGGATCAAGGACGGCAACGTCGTCCAGGCGATGGCGCAGGCGCAGGCGTCGTCGATCGACAAGTGGAACGAATATCAGGCGGCGCGGACGAAACTGCATATCGTCGAGGCAGCGCGGACGCAGATCGCCTTGCTAGCCGCCGATCCCGCCAAGGCCGAGCCGACATTGGCCGCCTATGACGCGGAGATCGCCAAATACATCGCCAAGACTCCTCAGCTCGCGGCCGACGCCAAGGCGCAGTCGGACCTCTACGACGCACTCAACATCCACGACGATCAATTCGACGCGAGCGACGCCGCGATTTCCACCGCCATCTCGATCGCGGCGGTTGCCGCGCTGGCCGAAGCCGGCTGGCTGCTCGTCGTCGCCTGGGGCTTTGGGGGATTCGGGATTTTCATGGGATTATGCGGGTTCTTCGGCTGGGGCTTCCATCCGGCGGTGTTGAGCGGGTTGCTCGGGTGA
- a CDS encoding toxin-antitoxin system HicB family antitoxin encodes MAAPPKKAFPLRLDPGLYAAIERAAASDLRSVNSQVECLLREALAKRGIKLADPVRAKRGRPPKETDDE; translated from the coding sequence ATGGCCGCTCCCCCAAAAAAGGCGTTCCCGTTGCGCCTCGATCCCGGCCTGTACGCCGCGATCGAGCGCGCGGCGGCGAGCGATTTGCGGAGCGTCAATTCCCAGGTCGAATGCCTGCTGCGCGAGGCGCTGGCGAAGCGCGGGATCAAACTGGCGGACCCGGTGCGCGCCAAGCGCGGGCGGCCGCCGAAGGAGACGGACGATGAGTAA
- the tolB gene encoding Tol-Pal system beta propeller repeat protein TolB has product MTRRLPLLALALLAPVAHAQTAPAPTPTPTPGGLVVDVEGGISAPMGIAVPPMPTPEVVSTAAGPTDVLGRQLAEVITGDLKNSGLFKPLGTGQLLNVPFAEATAPNYGGWSAAGATALVQGYVRANGNGTLTVGCYLYDTAQQRELARQGYVLPFGEWRRAAHKCADMVYTRLTGEGPYFDSRVVYVSETGPKGKRVKRLALMDQDGFNGRFLTNGQTIVLTPTLSRDQRRIAYLSYLDKKPTIYVYDIASGRQTKLVTDVSLAFAPRFSPNGQWILFSMAQNGNTDLYRIPSGGGQWQRLTTSPGIDTGGSYSPDGSRIVFESDRSGAQQLYVMNADGSNQQRISFGSGRYATPAWSPRGDLIAFTKIGGGFHVGIMSPAGGGEKMLTDGWQDEAPSWSPNGRVIMFFRSTEGGSGVADLWSVDLTGVNERRLPTPFDGSDPSWGPIRAD; this is encoded by the coding sequence ATGACCCGACGCCTCCCGTTGCTCGCCTTGGCTTTGCTGGCACCCGTCGCCCATGCGCAGACCGCGCCGGCCCCGACGCCCACGCCGACTCCCGGCGGGTTGGTCGTCGATGTCGAAGGTGGCATTTCCGCGCCGATGGGGATCGCGGTCCCGCCGATGCCGACCCCGGAAGTGGTCTCGACCGCCGCCGGGCCGACCGACGTGCTCGGTCGCCAACTCGCCGAAGTGATCACCGGCGACCTCAAAAATTCCGGCCTGTTCAAGCCGCTCGGCACCGGCCAACTCCTCAACGTCCCCTTCGCCGAAGCGACCGCGCCGAACTATGGCGGCTGGAGCGCCGCCGGCGCGACGGCGCTGGTTCAGGGCTATGTCCGCGCGAACGGCAACGGCACGCTGACGGTCGGCTGCTACCTCTACGACACTGCGCAGCAGCGTGAACTCGCGCGGCAGGGCTATGTCCTGCCGTTCGGCGAATGGCGTCGCGCTGCGCACAAATGCGCCGACATGGTCTATACCCGGCTGACCGGCGAGGGGCCGTATTTCGACAGCCGCGTCGTCTACGTTTCGGAGACGGGCCCCAAGGGCAAGCGCGTCAAGCGGCTCGCGCTGATGGATCAGGACGGGTTCAACGGCCGTTTCCTGACCAACGGCCAGACAATCGTGCTGACTCCGACGTTATCGCGCGACCAGCGGCGGATCGCGTATCTGTCGTACCTCGACAAGAAGCCGACCATTTACGTCTACGACATCGCCTCGGGCCGCCAGACCAAGCTCGTCACCGATGTCAGCCTCGCGTTCGCCCCGCGCTTTTCGCCGAACGGACAGTGGATCCTGTTCTCGATGGCGCAGAATGGAAATACCGACCTCTACCGCATCCCCTCGGGCGGCGGGCAGTGGCAGCGGCTGACGACCTCGCCGGGGATCGACACCGGCGGCAGCTATTCGCCCGATGGGTCCAGGATCGTGTTCGAGAGCGATCGATCGGGCGCGCAGCAACTCTACGTGATGAACGCTGACGGATCGAACCAGCAGCGGATCAGCTTCGGCAGCGGCCGCTATGCGACGCCGGCGTGGAGTCCGCGTGGCGATCTGATCGCTTTCACCAAGATCGGCGGCGGTTTCCATGTCGGGATCATGTCGCCGGCGGGCGGGGGCGAGAAGATGCTGACCGACGGCTGGCAGGACGAGGCGCCGAGCTGGTCGCCCAACGGTCGTGTCATCATGTTCTTTCGCTCGACCGAGGGCGGATCGGGCGTGGCGGACCTGTGGTCGGTCGATCTGACCGGTGTCAACGAGCGCCGCTTGCCCACCCCGTTCGATGGGTCGGACCCGAGTTGGGGACCGATCCGCGCCGATTGA
- a CDS encoding S1/P1 nuclease, protein MTRILVLLTALTALLVASPAGAYWEYGHQTIAQIAWANIKPTTRTRVLALLRQQALLGTPECKAGTIDDAAIWADCIKGIKNPDGTQKFGNTSAWHYQDVNICQPFDLIEACKDDNCVSAQIVRDAKILADRRAPTADRVRALVFLIHFVGDLHQPLHAGEKGDKGGNDVKADYGTYTASRLNLHSIWDGYLAERAISTRPSLVRRYPAAERGQIAAGSVTDWSRESWQVAHDATYATAVGGDPCGPTPTRAKLDNATIERLVPTVRLEVKRGGLRLTKMLDQALG, encoded by the coding sequence ATGACGCGTATCCTCGTACTGCTCACCGCGCTGACCGCGCTCCTCGTCGCCTCGCCCGCCGGCGCCTATTGGGAATACGGCCACCAGACGATCGCGCAGATCGCCTGGGCCAACATCAAGCCGACGACGCGCACCCGCGTCCTCGCCTTGCTCCGCCAGCAGGCGCTGCTCGGGACTCCGGAGTGCAAGGCCGGGACGATCGACGACGCGGCGATCTGGGCGGATTGCATCAAGGGGATCAAGAACCCCGACGGGACGCAGAAGTTCGGCAACACGAGCGCCTGGCACTATCAGGACGTCAATATCTGCCAGCCGTTCGACCTGATCGAAGCGTGCAAAGACGACAATTGTGTGTCGGCGCAGATCGTGCGCGATGCCAAGATCCTGGCCGATCGCCGCGCCCCCACCGCCGATCGCGTTCGCGCGTTGGTGTTCCTGATCCATTTCGTCGGCGACCTGCACCAGCCGCTCCACGCCGGCGAGAAGGGCGACAAGGGCGGCAACGATGTGAAGGCCGATTACGGCACGTACACCGCGAGCCGGCTCAACCTGCATTCGATCTGGGACGGCTATCTCGCCGAACGCGCGATCTCGACCCGACCGAGCCTAGTACGGCGCTACCCGGCTGCGGAACGCGGGCAGATCGCCGCAGGCAGCGTCACGGACTGGAGCCGTGAGAGTTGGCAGGTCGCGCACGATGCCACCTATGCGACAGCGGTCGGCGGGGATCCCTGCGGCCCGACGCCAACGCGCGCCAAGCTCGACAATGCGACGATCGAACGCCTCGTCCCGACCGTACGGCTGGAGGTGAAGCGCGGCGGGTTGCGGCTCACGAAGATGCTCGACCAAGCGCTGGGCTAG
- the tolQ gene encoding protein TolQ, with protein sequence MNWSFDLSPNSTSPLALLLHADIVVQIVMGGLLIASIWTWAIIIGSAGRLGNVRRTTAKFESDFWKADDIDAFYKREADSDLPVAKVFAAGVTEWRRSTAGGIVDRDGVRERLATAMGSAVAAETDKLADRLNILATVGSVAPFVGLFGTVWGIMTTFTAIAAQQNTSLVTVGPGIAEALFATAIGLFAAIPAVIAYNRFSHRVNQIEARLNRFADGFHSTLSRQLEAKR encoded by the coding sequence ATGAATTGGAGCTTCGACCTCTCGCCGAACTCGACCTCGCCGCTGGCGCTGCTGCTCCATGCCGACATCGTGGTGCAGATCGTGATGGGCGGCCTGCTGATCGCGAGCATCTGGACCTGGGCGATCATCATCGGATCGGCCGGAAGACTTGGGAACGTGCGCAGGACCACGGCCAAGTTCGAGAGCGATTTCTGGAAGGCCGACGATATCGACGCCTTCTACAAGCGCGAAGCCGACAGCGACTTGCCCGTCGCCAAGGTGTTTGCCGCCGGCGTGACCGAATGGCGGCGCTCCACCGCGGGCGGGATCGTCGATCGCGACGGCGTACGCGAGCGACTGGCGACGGCGATGGGATCGGCGGTGGCGGCCGAGACCGACAAGCTCGCAGACCGCCTGAATATCCTCGCGACGGTCGGCTCGGTGGCGCCGTTCGTTGGGCTGTTCGGAACGGTCTGGGGTATCATGACGACCTTCACCGCGATCGCGGCGCAGCAGAATACGTCGCTGGTGACGGTCGGCCCGGGCATTGCCGAAGCGCTGTTCGCGACCGCGATCGGGCTCTTTGCTGCGATCCCCGCCGTGATCGCGTATAACCGCTTCAGTCACCGCGTGAACCAGATCGAGGCGCGGTTGAACCGCTTCGCCGACGGCTTCCACTCGACGTTGAGCCGTCAGCTCGAGGCAAAGCGCTAA
- a CDS encoding SPFH domain-containing protein, producing MATLATSVTDRHAALTLSQERAASTSSGYLMLFVMLVAIVVAFFGTTQINYTPEIGVPLLLLGALVFAFVMPGFYMLQPNQAAAITLFGSYKGTDRTTGLRWIVPWYGKKKLSVRANNIISDKIKVNDLRGNPIEIAAQVVWRVTDTAQALFDVDDYKSFVMVQIEAAVRTIGSRYPYDDFEHQEVTLRGNHDQVGAELRQELIARLAMAGITVDECGFTHLAYAQEIAGAMLRRQQAQAVVAARQTLVEGAVGMVQMALEQLSAKNVVELDDERRAAMVSNLMVVLCGERDTQPIVNAGSLYQ from the coding sequence ATGGCCACGCTTGCTACGTCCGTCACCGATCGTCACGCCGCGCTGACCCTGTCGCAGGAGCGGGCAGCTTCGACCTCCAGCGGTTATCTGATGCTGTTCGTCATGCTGGTCGCGATCGTCGTCGCATTCTTCGGCACGACGCAGATCAATTACACGCCCGAGATCGGCGTGCCGCTACTCTTGCTCGGCGCGCTGGTCTTCGCGTTCGTGATGCCTGGCTTCTACATGCTGCAACCGAACCAGGCGGCGGCGATCACGCTGTTCGGCAGTTACAAGGGCACGGACCGCACGACGGGGCTGCGCTGGATCGTGCCGTGGTACGGTAAGAAGAAGCTGTCGGTCCGCGCCAACAACATCATTTCGGACAAGATCAAGGTCAACGATCTGCGCGGCAACCCGATCGAGATCGCGGCCCAAGTGGTGTGGCGCGTGACCGACACCGCGCAGGCGCTGTTCGACGTCGACGACTACAAGTCGTTCGTCATGGTCCAGATCGAGGCCGCCGTCCGCACGATCGGCTCGCGCTACCCATACGACGATTTCGAGCATCAGGAAGTGACCCTGCGCGGCAATCACGACCAGGTCGGCGCCGAGCTGCGCCAGGAACTGATCGCGCGGCTGGCGATGGCGGGGATCACGGTCGACGAATGCGGCTTCACGCACCTCGCCTATGCGCAGGAGATTGCCGGTGCGATGCTTCGCCGGCAACAGGCGCAGGCCGTCGTCGCGGCGCGCCAGACCCTGGTCGAGGGTGCGGTCGGCATGGTCCAGATGGCGCTCGAGCAATTGTCGGCGAAGAACGTGGTCGAGCTCGACGACGAGCGACGCGCGGCGATGGTGTCGAACCTGATGGTCGTGCTGTGCGGCGAGCGCGACACGCAGCCGATCGTCAATGCGGGCTCGCTCTACCAGTAA
- a CDS encoding GFA family protein codes for MTRRATCQCGQLAIECEGDPVRISVCHCLDCQRRSGSSFAAQARFLIERVTITGEARHWTRFGDEGGQGDMYFCPTCGSNVFYKLPAQPDLVAVAVGAFADPTFPQPDYSVYEGRKHAWVEIVGEGIDRYD; via the coding sequence GTGACCCGCCGCGCGACCTGCCAGTGCGGTCAACTCGCGATCGAATGCGAAGGCGATCCGGTGCGCATCTCGGTGTGCCATTGCCTAGATTGTCAGCGTCGGTCAGGCAGCTCGTTCGCCGCGCAGGCGCGCTTTCTGATCGAGCGCGTTACGATCACCGGCGAGGCGCGGCATTGGACGCGCTTCGGCGATGAAGGCGGGCAGGGCGACATGTATTTTTGTCCAACCTGCGGCTCCAACGTGTTCTACAAGCTCCCGGCCCAGCCCGATCTCGTCGCGGTGGCGGTCGGCGCATTCGCCGACCCGACGTTCCCGCAGCCCGATTATTCGGTCTATGAGGGGCGCAAGCATGCCTGGGTCGAGATCGTCGGCGAAGGGATCGATCGGTACGACTGA
- the ruvC gene encoding crossover junction endodeoxyribonuclease RuvC has product MIILGLDPGLGTTGWGLIRAEGNRLSHLANGQLKTDVKESLARRLSHLDSQLAALIADHAPGAAAVEEVFVNTNPQSTLKLGQARGVVLLAVARAGIEPGEYAARLVKKAVVGVGNAEKPQVHAMVARLLPGVKIAGADAADALAVAICHAHHLASARRLG; this is encoded by the coding sequence ATGATCATCCTTGGTCTCGACCCCGGCCTCGGCACGACCGGCTGGGGGCTGATCCGCGCCGAGGGCAACCGGCTGTCGCACCTCGCCAACGGCCAGCTGAAGACCGACGTGAAGGAAAGCCTCGCGCGGCGGCTGTCGCACCTCGACAGCCAGCTTGCGGCGCTGATCGCCGATCATGCGCCTGGCGCTGCGGCGGTCGAGGAAGTGTTCGTCAACACCAACCCGCAATCGACGCTCAAGCTCGGCCAGGCGCGCGGCGTCGTGCTGCTCGCGGTGGCGCGGGCGGGGATCGAGCCTGGCGAATATGCCGCCCGTCTGGTCAAGAAGGCGGTCGTCGGCGTCGGCAATGCGGAAAAACCGCAAGTCCACGCCATGGTTGCCCGCCTACTGCCCGGCGTGAAGATCGCCGGCGCCGATGCGGCCGACGCCCTCGCGGTCGCGATCTGCCACGCGCATCATCTCGCGTCGGCGCGTCGGCTGGGCTGA
- the tolR gene encoding protein TolR, with protein MAMSLPSARGKGRRAPMADINVTPLVDVMLVLLIIFMVTAPLMTAGVPVNLPDSRAKALEQDKKPTSISIERDGTIYLDEKQVSEAALPDALATIAAKRDADGKPPQVLLRADKGLDYGRVMAVMGDLNRAGLNRVSLVSNVKAER; from the coding sequence GTGGCGATGTCGCTTCCCTCCGCGCGGGGCAAGGGCCGGCGCGCGCCGATGGCGGATATCAACGTCACGCCGCTCGTGGACGTGATGCTGGTGCTGCTGATCATTTTTATGGTCACCGCGCCGCTGATGACCGCGGGCGTGCCCGTCAATCTTCCCGACAGCCGAGCGAAGGCGCTGGAGCAGGACAAGAAGCCGACGTCGATCTCGATCGAGCGCGACGGGACGATCTATCTCGACGAGAAGCAGGTGAGCGAGGCGGCGTTGCCCGACGCACTCGCGACGATCGCCGCCAAGCGCGATGCCGACGGCAAGCCGCCGCAAGTGCTGCTGCGTGCGGACAAGGGGCTCGATTACGGGCGCGTGATGGCGGTGATGGGCGACCTCAACCGCGCCGGGCTCAACCGCGTGTCTTTGGTGTCGAACGTCAAGGCGGAGCGGTGA
- the ruvB gene encoding Holliday junction branch migration DNA helicase RuvB yields MDDPDRLLTAARRADDADAALRPKTLDEFVGQKAARENLRVFISAAKARGDALDHVLFFGPPGLGKTTLAQIIAREMGVGFRATSGPVIAKSGDLAALLTNLEDGDVLFIDEIHRLQPAVEEVLYPAMEDRALDLMIGEGPSARSVRIDLPRFTLVGATTRQGLLTTPLRDRFGIPVRLNFYTVDELEKVVTRAANLLDLHVAPDGAQEIARRARGTPRIAGRLLRRVRDFANVAGRETVDAEAADTALTRLEVDKLGLDAMDRRYLTMIADIYRGGPVGVETLAAGLSEPRDTIEEVIEPYLIQLGLVARTARGRCLNASGWKHLGLNPPVTTQDGLFD; encoded by the coding sequence ATGGACGATCCCGACCGCCTGCTCACCGCCGCTCGGCGTGCCGACGACGCCGATGCCGCGCTCAGGCCCAAGACGCTCGACGAGTTCGTGGGGCAGAAGGCGGCGCGCGAGAATCTGCGGGTGTTCATTTCGGCCGCCAAGGCGCGCGGCGATGCGCTCGACCATGTGCTGTTCTTCGGGCCGCCGGGGCTGGGCAAGACGACGCTCGCGCAGATCATCGCGCGCGAGATGGGGGTGGGGTTCCGCGCGACGTCCGGCCCCGTCATCGCCAAGTCGGGCGACCTCGCGGCATTGCTGACCAACCTCGAGGACGGCGACGTGCTGTTCATCGACGAGATCCACCGGCTCCAACCCGCCGTCGAGGAAGTGCTGTATCCCGCGATGGAGGATCGTGCGCTCGACCTGATGATCGGCGAGGGGCCGTCGGCGCGAAGCGTGCGGATCGACTTGCCGCGCTTTACGCTGGTCGGCGCGACGACGCGGCAGGGGCTGCTAACGACGCCGCTGCGCGACCGGTTCGGCATTCCGGTGCGGCTCAATTTCTATACCGTCGACGAGCTGGAAAAGGTCGTGACGCGTGCCGCCAATCTTCTCGACCTCCATGTCGCCCCCGACGGTGCGCAGGAGATCGCGCGGCGCGCGCGGGGGACGCCGCGCATCGCCGGGCGACTGCTGCGCCGGGTGCGCGACTTCGCCAATGTCGCGGGACGCGAGACGGTCGATGCCGAGGCGGCCGACACCGCGCTGACTCGGCTCGAGGTGGACAAGCTTGGGCTCGACGCGATGGACCGGCGCTATCTGACGATGATCGCCGACATCTATCGCGGCGGGCCGGTTGGGGTGGAAACGCTGGCCGCCGGCCTCAGCGAACCGCGCGACACGATCGAGGAAGTGATCGAGCCGTATCTGATCCAGCTCGGCCTTGTGGCGCGGACGGCGCGGGGGCGCTGCCTGAACGCTAGCGGCTGGAAGCATCTTGGACTGAACCCGCCTGTTACCACGCAGGACGGACTATTCGATTAG
- a CDS encoding RcnB family protein, translating to MKRFLLVAAGMSLIVPDIALAYGQAGPQRPPDRPGRPDRPGGGPAIQPPRPGTGGPAIQPPKPQPPKPQPPRPRPPGTGGPAIQPPKPGPVRPKPPLPRPPKPPKPWRPGAGKPPNFRPIHRPGWSYPTGWAYRRWAIGLFLPRLFFATPYYYDSWWEMGLAPPAAGYRWVRYGPDLLLVQIRTRRIVDVIYGAFY from the coding sequence ATGAAGCGGTTTCTCTTGGTGGCGGCCGGTATGTCGCTGATCGTTCCAGACATTGCGCTGGCTTACGGTCAGGCCGGCCCGCAAAGGCCGCCGGACAGGCCCGGGCGCCCCGACAGACCCGGTGGCGGTCCCGCGATTCAGCCGCCCAGACCGGGAACCGGTGGACCGGCGATTCAGCCGCCGAAGCCGCAACCGCCCAAGCCGCAGCCGCCGCGTCCTCGGCCACCCGGCACCGGCGGCCCCGCGATCCAGCCGCCCAAGCCCGGACCCGTCCGGCCGAAGCCGCCGCTGCCGCGCCCGCCCAAGCCGCCGAAGCCGTGGCGCCCCGGCGCGGGCAAGCCGCCCAATTTCCGGCCGATCCATCGTCCGGGCTGGTCCTATCCTACCGGCTGGGCCTATCGCCGCTGGGCGATCGGCCTGTTCCTGCCGCGGCTGTTTTTCGCGACGCCCTATTATTACGATTCGTGGTGGGAAATGGGGCTGGCTCCGCCGGCCGCGGGCTATCGCTGGGTGCGCTATGGACCCGATCTGTTGTTGGTACAGATTCGGACGCGGCGGATCGTCGATGTGATCTACGGCGCCTTCTATTGA
- a CDS encoding cell envelope biogenesis protein TolA, with protein sequence MTTATAPSIDRKRAIEFGASAAIHVVLLAGLSVVLLSPPKPPPPPAPMDVTIADDVGLVATAPQNLTSPAQSQAPELGKPEDAAPAAPAPEPQPVPAKPKPAEVAPAPKPAEITKPLPKKPAPTPPQPAKPQTRPAPSSALAGVVGRSGGTTPGSTARTTRGSTLGGIMKGVGATPNNSKSATPQGATMSAAAAMDIGQKIKQQVQPCANRQTNPGPGAERIRVTIRLRINRDGTLSARPMIEGHDGVDGDNARYQRQVDDRAIATFMGCQPLRGLPAELYDVPNGWSNFLLRYKLPG encoded by the coding sequence GTGACGACGGCGACCGCCCCTTCCATCGATCGCAAGCGCGCGATCGAGTTCGGCGCGTCGGCGGCGATCCATGTCGTGCTGCTCGCCGGGCTGTCGGTCGTGCTGCTCAGCCCACCCAAGCCGCCACCGCCCCCCGCGCCGATGGACGTGACGATCGCCGACGATGTCGGACTGGTCGCGACCGCGCCGCAGAATTTGACGTCGCCCGCCCAGAGCCAGGCGCCCGAGTTGGGCAAGCCGGAGGATGCCGCGCCCGCCGCGCCCGCACCAGAACCTCAACCCGTGCCTGCCAAGCCGAAGCCCGCCGAAGTCGCACCCGCGCCCAAGCCGGCAGAGATTACCAAGCCGCTGCCGAAAAAGCCCGCGCCGACTCCCCCGCAACCCGCCAAGCCGCAGACACGGCCCGCGCCGTCGAGCGCGCTGGCCGGAGTCGTCGGCCGCAGCGGCGGTACGACCCCGGGTTCGACCGCTCGGACGACCAGGGGCTCGACACTTGGGGGGATCATGAAAGGCGTCGGCGCGACGCCGAACAACTCGAAGTCGGCCACACCGCAGGGCGCCACGATGAGCGCGGCGGCGGCGATGGATATCGGCCAGAAGATCAAGCAGCAGGTCCAGCCCTGCGCCAATCGCCAGACCAATCCCGGCCCAGGTGCCGAACGCATCCGCGTGACGATCCGCCTGCGGATCAACCGCGACGGTACGCTGTCGGCGCGCCCGATGATCGAGGGGCATGACGGCGTCGACGGCGACAATGCGCGCTATCAACGCCAGGTCGATGACCGCGCGATTGCGACCTTCATGGGCTGCCAGCCGCTGCGTGGCCTGCCTGCAGAACTCTATGACGTCCCCAATGGCTGGAGCAATTTCCTGCTCCGCTACAAGCTTCCCGGATGA
- a CDS encoding helix-turn-helix transcriptional regulator: protein MAEELRNTLRDERARLGWTQAELAERVGVSRKTINTVENGVFVPSTVLALKLAAAIGKPVEGLFWLIE, encoded by the coding sequence ATGGCTGAGGAACTGCGCAACACCTTGCGGGACGAACGCGCGCGGTTGGGCTGGACCCAGGCCGAGCTGGCCGAGCGCGTCGGCGTGAGCCGCAAGACGATCAACACCGTCGAGAACGGCGTGTTCGTGCCGTCGACCGTGCTCGCGCTCAAGCTGGCGGCGGCGATCGGCAAGCCGGTCGAGGGGCTGTTCTGGCTAATCGAATAG
- the pal gene encoding peptidoglycan-associated lipoprotein Pal, whose product MATTTTKLILLAALVATAGCATKRPKVLPPSAGDTPVTDNSGNNGYGNGAVVPGSPQDFQRSVMSDTIHFALDMYDIDATSRSILDTQATWLLKWPDRRITIEGHADERGTREYNLALGDRRANAAKNYLAAKGINPARITTISYGKERPIALGSDEASWAQNRRAVTIVLQ is encoded by the coding sequence ATGGCCACCACGACCACGAAACTGATCCTGCTCGCCGCACTCGTTGCGACTGCGGGCTGTGCGACCAAGCGGCCCAAAGTGCTGCCGCCCAGCGCGGGCGATACGCCGGTGACCGACAATTCGGGGAATAACGGCTATGGCAACGGCGCCGTCGTCCCGGGCAGCCCGCAGGACTTCCAGCGCTCGGTGATGAGCGACACGATCCACTTCGCGCTCGACATGTACGATATCGACGCGACCTCGCGCTCGATCCTCGACACGCAGGCGACGTGGCTGCTGAAGTGGCCCGACCGCCGCATCACGATCGAGGGTCATGCCGACGAACGCGGTACGCGCGAATACAACCTCGCGCTCGGCGACCGTCGCGCCAATGCGGCGAAGAATTATCTTGCCGCAAAGGGCATCAACCCCGCGCGAATCACGACGATCAGCTACGGCAAGGAACGCCCGATCGCCCTGGGGTCGGACGAGGCCAGCTGGGCGCAGAACCGCCGCGCGGTGACCATCGTCCTGCAATAA
- the ruvA gene encoding Holliday junction branch migration protein RuvA: MIAHLKGVLAATGIDHAVIDVGGVGYLVGASAKTLAAIGPIGEAATLFTEMLVSEDSIRLVGFARPDERDAFVMLTGVQGVGARVALAILSVLDPADLVRAVAAQDKAMVARANGVGPKLAERIVRELKDKVGGVIPGTVTPVAAASGAASDAVSALLNLGFRPAEANAAVGAAEEELGAGASLDALVRLALRKAAK; encoded by the coding sequence GTGATCGCTCACCTGAAAGGCGTGCTCGCCGCGACCGGCATCGACCATGCGGTGATCGATGTCGGCGGGGTCGGTTACCTGGTCGGCGCGTCGGCCAAGACGCTGGCCGCGATCGGCCCGATCGGCGAGGCGGCGACCCTGTTCACCGAAATGCTGGTGTCGGAGGATTCGATCCGCCTCGTCGGCTTCGCCCGGCCCGACGAGCGCGATGCGTTCGTGATGCTGACCGGCGTGCAGGGCGTTGGCGCCCGCGTCGCGCTGGCGATCCTCTCGGTGCTCGATCCGGCCGATCTGGTCCGCGCGGTCGCGGCGCAGGACAAGGCGATGGTGGCGCGCGCCAACGGCGTCGGTCCCAAGCTCGCCGAGCGCATCGTCCGCGAATTGAAGGACAAGGTCGGCGGCGTGATCCCGGGCACGGTCACCCCAGTGGCGGCGGCGAGCGGCGCGGCGTCGGACGCGGTGTCGGCGCTGCTCAATCTCGGCTTTCGTCCGGCCGAAGCCAATGCCGCGGTCGGTGCGGCGGAAGAGGAGTTGGGCGCGGGCGCCAGTCTCGACGCGCTGGTCCGGCTGGCGCTGCGCAAGGCGGCGAAGTGA